From the Candidatus Reconcilbacillus cellulovorans genome, one window contains:
- a CDS encoding AAA family ATPase, which translates to MLELDQARGQLEELKLFAAADVLESRLQQATDKQWTYVSFLVDLLGEELAQRLRRNIQTKMRMARLPYQKTLAEFDFAFQPSVDKKLIDELATMNFVRQAANVVFLGPPGVGKSHLAIALAVEALTKSISVYFTTVTQLVEELRRAHHANRLDAKMRQYLRPRILVIDEVGYLPMDSLAANLFFQLISTRYERGSMILTSNKSFGDWGELFGDSVLASAILDRLLHHAHIVNIRGQSYRLKDKMKAGVYGTPPDPVSSRSVRKEANHAEKRLPDL; encoded by the coding sequence ATGCTAGAGCTGGATCAAGCGCGCGGGCAATTGGAGGAGCTGAAACTGTTTGCCGCCGCCGATGTGTTGGAAAGCCGGCTGCAACAGGCGACGGACAAGCAGTGGACGTATGTGTCGTTTCTCGTCGATCTGCTCGGCGAGGAACTGGCACAGCGGCTGAGGCGCAATATTCAAACCAAGATGCGCATGGCGCGCCTGCCTTACCAGAAGACGCTGGCGGAGTTCGACTTTGCCTTTCAGCCCAGCGTGGACAAGAAGCTGATCGATGAACTGGCCACGATGAATTTCGTCCGTCAGGCGGCCAATGTGGTCTTCCTCGGTCCACCCGGCGTAGGGAAAAGCCATCTGGCGATCGCCTTGGCCGTAGAGGCGTTAACGAAGAGCATTTCGGTCTATTTCACGACCGTTACGCAGCTCGTGGAAGAACTCCGGCGTGCCCATCACGCCAATCGTCTGGATGCGAAAATGCGTCAATACCTGCGACCGCGGATTCTGGTTATCGACGAAGTCGGGTATTTGCCGATGGATTCGCTTGCGGCGAATCTGTTCTTCCAGCTCATCAGCACCCGCTACGAGCGCGGCAGCATGATTCTCACCAGCAACAAGAGCTTTGGGGATTGGGGCGAACTGTTTGGAGATTCGGTACTGGCTTCGGCGATATTGGACCGTCTGCTGCATCATGCGCACATCGTCAACATTCGCGGGCAAAGTTATCGGCTGAAAGACAAGATGAAAGCCGGTGTGTACGGGACGCCCCCGGATCCGGTATCTTCACGTTCCGTACGGAAGGAGGCCAACCATGCGGAAAAACGCCTTCCTGACCTATGA